Proteins from one Gimesia maris genomic window:
- a CDS encoding response regulator transcription factor — protein sequence MKLLVVEDEKALAQGLKFNFEQEGYTVLTAEDGPTALNYFQECYESDKESVDLVVLDLMLPGMSGYEIAKEIRRIDEVVPILVLSARELSEDKAYAFDCGTDQYMTKPFALPELLSRVKNLLKRKSLVKPALSQSRKLPALYEFGNVIVDFESFEIEVDGERKSLTNLELRLLKYFIEHEGMVLTRSQILEDVWGEQSAFVTTRTIDNFVLRLRKLVEANPAEPVHIVSVRGAGYRFMPEDVVD from the coding sequence ATGAAGTTACTGGTTGTTGAGGATGAAAAAGCCCTCGCGCAGGGATTGAAATTCAACTTTGAACAGGAAGGGTATACCGTCCTGACTGCAGAGGATGGCCCGACCGCGCTGAACTACTTTCAGGAGTGTTACGAGTCCGACAAAGAGAGTGTCGACCTGGTGGTACTGGACCTGATGTTGCCCGGGATGAGTGGCTATGAGATAGCAAAAGAGATTCGCCGTATCGATGAAGTCGTGCCGATCCTGGTTCTCAGCGCCCGCGAACTGAGCGAAGACAAAGCATACGCGTTTGATTGCGGTACGGATCAGTATATGACCAAACCGTTCGCCCTGCCTGAACTGCTCAGTCGCGTCAAAAATCTACTCAAACGCAAAAGTCTGGTGAAACCGGCACTGTCGCAAAGCAGGAAGCTCCCCGCACTTTACGAATTCGGAAACGTCATCGTCGATTTTGAATCATTCGAGATCGAAGTCGACGGAGAACGCAAAAGTCTGACCAACCTGGAACTGAGGTTGCTCAAATATTTCATCGAGCATGAAGGCATGGTACTGACCCGCAGCCAGATTCTGGAAGATGTCTGGGGGGAACAGTCTGCCTTTGTGACAACCCGCACCATCGACAATTTTGTCCTGCGACTTCGTAAGCTGGTCGAGGCCAATCCAGCTGAACCTGTGCACATTGTCTCTGTGCGTGGTGCCGGCTATCGATTCATGCCTGAGGACGTCGTTGACTGA
- a CDS encoding acyl-CoA desaturase yields MSSVILDQPAEEQTAAVTQPKKSKKREEREQILAKFHKENLHWGNVDWVVLIWMAGIHIGAVAALFFISWQAIVTCLVLHWATASIGICLGYHRYLSHKSFKLRAPAEFFVLLCGVLSGEGSPLTWAATHRLHHQKSDKHGDPHSPFEGNWWSHLLWLFVYRDQELNDKFADHYIPDFKNRPMIQFFEKTYPLWLIGSGFAMYGIGYAMGGNFMGWSMLLWGLCARMAFVYNSTWFVNSATHLWGYRNYETTDQSKNLWWVAIVAYGEGWHNNHHAHPSVAPAGHRKWEIDITWWSIKALRAIGMAYDVNDRIPEKNAEPEIDPEPGKNGIVVAK; encoded by the coding sequence ATGTCGAGCGTCATTCTGGATCAACCTGCTGAAGAACAAACAGCTGCGGTAACCCAACCTAAGAAATCAAAAAAACGCGAAGAGCGAGAACAGATCCTCGCCAAATTTCATAAAGAGAATTTGCACTGGGGCAATGTTGACTGGGTCGTCCTGATCTGGATGGCTGGAATTCACATTGGCGCGGTTGCGGCTCTCTTTTTTATCTCGTGGCAGGCAATTGTGACCTGTCTGGTGCTGCACTGGGCAACCGCCAGTATCGGGATCTGTCTGGGATACCATCGCTATCTCTCGCATAAATCATTTAAGCTCAGAGCTCCTGCGGAATTCTTTGTTCTGCTGTGTGGAGTTCTCTCCGGTGAAGGTTCACCCTTAACCTGGGCAGCAACACATCGATTGCATCATCAGAAGTCAGACAAGCACGGCGATCCCCACTCTCCTTTTGAAGGAAACTGGTGGTCTCACCTGTTGTGGCTGTTCGTCTATCGGGATCAAGAACTCAACGATAAATTCGCCGATCACTATATCCCCGACTTTAAAAATCGCCCGATGATTCAGTTCTTCGAAAAAACCTACCCACTGTGGCTGATTGGTTCCGGCTTTGCCATGTATGGAATTGGTTATGCCATGGGCGGAAACTTTATGGGCTGGTCGATGCTGCTCTGGGGGTTGTGTGCCCGGATGGCCTTTGTTTACAACTCCACCTGGTTTGTAAACTCTGCGACTCACCTGTGGGGCTATCGTAACTACGAAACCACAGATCAGTCTAAGAACCTGTGGTGGGTTGCCATCGTCGCTTACGGCGAAGGCTGGCATAACAACCATCATGCACATCCTTCTGTAGCTCCCGCGGGGCACCGGAAATGGGAAATCGATATTACCTGGTGGTCAATCAAAGCCTTAAGAGCCATCGGTATGGCCTACGACGTCAACGATCGGATTCCTGAGAAGAATGCAGAACCGGAAATTGATCCGGAACCGGGCAAAAACGGAATCGTGGTTGCTAAATAA
- a CDS encoding amidase, with product MNLYQTPPRTIADAQQALKAGELSCRELLTECFQNIEEKEPAIHAWAHLDREAAFQRADLLDQELQRGRWRGPLHGIPIGVKDIIDVKGMPTQAGFLGRDKPPATNDATLVENLRMEGAIFPGKTVTTQLASFDPPPTRNPWNQEHTPGGSSSGSAAAVAAGMCLAAVGTQTGGSIIRPAAFCGVAGLKPTFGMVDRQGVILLSDHLDHVGPLAHTVSDLVIMLDGMTDQATYLPLLIEPVTAAPRIGWLSDFFITRAEPDMQQALTVVREKLAAAGAPIKDSRLPTEFESILDEHLSLMQYEMLHQLGDDYDQNREYYGPAISQVLEAGREVSSKRYQACLDYQSLIGQITRRCFARAEILISPATFGPAPDLTTTGNPGMNAPWSLTGFPTLTIPAAVTAGGLPVGIQITGHPDKFDDLLLASQWCENVLRPGFLEQIS from the coding sequence ATGAATCTGTACCAGACACCTCCCCGAACCATTGCCGACGCACAACAGGCGCTTAAAGCCGGCGAACTCTCCTGCCGCGAACTCCTGACAGAATGCTTTCAGAATATTGAGGAAAAAGAACCTGCCATTCATGCCTGGGCACACCTCGATCGTGAGGCCGCTTTTCAGCGTGCAGACTTACTGGACCAGGAACTGCAGCGTGGACGCTGGCGCGGGCCTTTACATGGAATCCCAATCGGCGTCAAAGACATCATCGATGTCAAAGGCATGCCCACACAGGCCGGTTTTTTGGGCCGAGACAAGCCTCCCGCCACCAACGATGCCACGCTTGTGGAAAACCTGAGGATGGAAGGAGCGATCTTTCCCGGCAAAACGGTTACTACCCAACTGGCGAGCTTTGATCCTCCTCCCACGCGAAATCCCTGGAACCAGGAGCACACACCGGGAGGCTCTTCCAGTGGGTCCGCGGCGGCAGTCGCAGCCGGGATGTGCCTGGCAGCAGTGGGAACGCAAACAGGTGGCTCGATCATTCGTCCGGCGGCTTTCTGTGGTGTCGCTGGTTTGAAACCAACCTTTGGCATGGTCGATCGGCAGGGGGTGATTCTGCTTTCCGACCATCTGGATCATGTAGGACCGCTCGCACATACCGTCTCAGACCTGGTGATTATGCTGGATGGTATGACTGACCAGGCCACCTATCTCCCCCTGTTGATCGAACCCGTGACTGCAGCGCCCCGTATCGGCTGGCTGTCCGACTTCTTCATAACGCGCGCGGAGCCAGACATGCAACAGGCACTCACAGTGGTCCGAGAAAAACTCGCTGCAGCCGGCGCCCCCATTAAAGATTCTCGGCTGCCCACCGAATTTGAATCGATTCTGGACGAGCATCTGAGCCTGATGCAGTATGAAATGCTGCATCAACTGGGAGATGATTATGACCAGAATCGGGAATATTATGGCCCTGCGATCAGCCAGGTCCTCGAAGCGGGCAGGGAGGTCTCTTCTAAACGCTACCAGGCATGCCTGGACTACCAGAGCCTGATCGGCCAGATTACGCGGAGGTGTTTTGCGCGTGCTGAAATTTTGATTTCGCCAGCCACCTTCGGGCCGGCCCCTGATTTGACCACTACGGGGAACCCCGGCATGAATGCTCCCTGGAGTCTGACCGGCTTTCCGACGCTCACCATCCCTGCTGCTGTGACGGCAGGGGGGCTGCCTGTGGGTATCCAGATCACAGGACATCCCGACAAATTCGATGACCTGCTACTGGCTTCCCAGTGGTGTGAAAACGTCTTACGCCCGGGGTTTCTGGAACAGATTTCGTAA